Part of the Papaver somniferum cultivar HN1 unplaced genomic scaffold, ASM357369v1 unplaced-scaffold_18, whole genome shotgun sequence genome is shown below.
TTCCTCTGATGTTTGACTAACTCCAGGTTCGTTATCCTTCAATATACCATAAACGTAAAAAAAaatgagagactaaaaaagcaaaaaaaaaatgaacagaaTAGAACATATGTATTCTTGGATTCTTTTCAGTACAGAAGTTATGTACTTTTAGTTTCACTGAGTACATAACATATGTACTGTTGGTTTTTCCCATGTTATTGAACATATGTAACATAAGTGGTCCATTAAGTATTGATAAATTTGTTACTTTTCACttttttggtaattataattaCCTTCTGTAGCTCAGAAAGAAGTTGGAGAGTCTCAGCATATGCTTTAGCTTTTTCGGcgctcatattcttcttcagtcgAGCTTCCTCTGCCTTTTCAGCATCTAAAACTGGATACTTCTGTTTGAGAATCGGCAGCATTAGTACATATGCTAAAAGCATcattaaaaacaaaacataaattcattaaACAGAAGTAGATTTAGGTACTTACAAGACTCTCTAATTTTTAGTAGGCTGTTGCTTTCTgtcattcttcattttcttcttcctttctacttCATTGAATGGAATGGGATCCCAAGGTTTCCTTATTCCCTGCATTTGAAACAAATCAGACTACGAGCTATTTGACCAAAAATTGATATACGTACTGCTGGTTATATGTATCAGAAGGATATATGTACTAGGTTTAGAACATGTTCATACTTCTTGTTCAGGTTGCTGAAGATCAGCTTTCAaacgagctttttcagctgcagcTAAAACAATTGCAGAGGCTTCAAAGTGTAGGTGCAGTATCGATTTGAGCTTGCTCATCCGAGGGATCCGTTTGAGCTTGATCTGATGCTCCTCTAGCAGCTGGAGCTTCATTATGCGCAGGCGCAGCTGCAAGATGGATTTGAGGTGGATCAGGTGCACCTAGATCAATTGCAGGCTGCTGCACCTCTTCTCCATTTTGATCACTTGGTCCTAAACCCAAGTCAAAAGTTGGTCTTGAAACTTGTGATGGAGGATCCAGATCTTTAGCATAAAATTTGTCGAAGATTTGAGAAGATTCCATTTTTTCCAAGCTTGGTAAACTACCAGTCGACGGGTACTCCAGACTAAGAATTCCTAAGGATGGATAAGGATCTCCCATAATTTCAGCTTGTAGATATTTTGAGTACTCATCGGTATAAATACCCTTCCCATGGATGGCCAGGTCAATCAGTTTCTCCATCGGCACGGTATGCAGTTCTTTGAGACTCGGCAGCTCACAAACCAAAGGCATAAACTGCATATTCGGCAACATTTCTTCAAGCGATGCACCCTACATAAATGCAATGCCAAACCGTATTATTTTATAGGATGACAAAGTATAAaattggtaactagtgtaacgttCAATTCGCTCACCTGTCTATCTCTAAGAGAACCAATTTCCACTTCAATATTACCCAGAACTTGTGTCGCTGCTGTTTGTTGGAGTTCAGCCTTTTCAGTCTGTTATTCAACATAAGGTGATATGTTTTTAATCAGTATTGCAGATATGTACTTGTATGTTTTTTCAGTATAGTAGATATGTACTGACAAGTTTTAGTTTTTTACAAACTAAACTAATACTAGAAAGAATATAACTTACCTGTGATGGTTCTGGCATGCTCTTTTCCTCTTGCAGCTCTTTCACCTTTCGCTCCAAATCAGATCTAGCCCAAATTTTAAACTGTGAAACTTCAATATCGAACTGTGTGAGATTTTCTTCAGAGCCCCCCATAACAGGCATTGTTGGAGTAGCATTTCCCTGTTCATTCGACTTTTCTTGGGTATCATCTGGAATTTCCTGTTCATCCTCTGTTACCAAGGAGAGTAGTTGCTGATGGAACGGTGTCATCCAAATCATCATGCCCTTCTTCAGAGCTACTGCTAGATTCTTCTTCTCCCGAGTTTGGTTGTGGAGGTGGGTAAGCTCTGTGATATATCATTCAAAAGCTCTTCTAGGATACTCACATCAATGGGGAGGCCGTCCTCTTTCCTGCTCTGTAATTCACACCATTTTTCTGCAATTGTCAGCCTCAAATCTTCATTCTTTACTTCCAAATCCTCGAATTTTTCTTGCCAATCTACTGTCAATGGCACTTCTTCAACTGGAAGCCTTTGAGCAATTTCattcaacattttttttcatacatagtatattcatccttaaattctTTAGAGAACTGGAAAAGTACATATAACGCACACATATAACCAGTTTTTGTATCAGTataacatatatgtactcaaataaatAGTGCATATGACACACACACAATCATTTTGGTCAATCAGAAAACTGCTTTTCTGATAGTGTCCTACCTAAAACAAATCATTTAAGTATAATTATTTAAAACACAAATAATTATACTTAAATTCATCAACTTTAATCAGTTTTTTAGATATGTACTGGTGCATCATTGTTTcctaaaccaaaactacaagaagCATAATGAAATAAAACTTATCCTAGTAATATGTATTGTTTTTCTTAGGGACTTACTGTGTATTGCGAAGCCTCCATATCCTTTAGaaactcaacagatatttctttgatgtTCCACCTTGCCGCTCTTGGAAGGTATCGATCATCTGGTAACGTCACTGGTTTCACCAAGTGAGTATGCTCCGCATACAACAACTATGAcaaaaataacatcaatagaaTCAAATACAGAAACTTAAATGACAGTAGAGTAAATATgtacttggaaaaaaaaaagcttGTACTAGATGATCGATACCAACAAATAGACGACACAACCAGTGATGTCCTCGGGAGTGTTGTAGTTctgattgattttcttctctaagaaaCTATGTATCAGGTCAGGCCAAGATACATTCTTTGACTTCTCAAGATCATCAACTAAACCAAAGTACTTTTCTTTGAGTTTATGAGCATCTTTTGTTGTAAAAAACAAAGTAATACACATAAACAGGCATAATAGCTTAACCatatcttcaattgtttgttcagtttctactcttggtatcctgtactccatatcttcatcatcttcactatcggttacttgttcatcattGTCATCATCACTGTCTTCGCCACCTTCAGATTTACAATTCTTGATACCAGTACGCTTGAGCAGTTTCAAGATGGCATCTTGTAGCATTGGTCTTGTAACCGTGTTGCTATCACCAAAGTGTCTAATGTAGAATGGTTTCTGCCtccatccaccacctaccatcaaAAAGGTGTCATCAGTTCTTCTTCCTGCCATTCTTAGCATTC
Proteins encoded:
- the LOC113337937 gene encoding uncharacterized protein LOC113337937, with protein sequence MKASKYTLSEATLEKIAESSYGQMFLMFWHTKYSESHWEKLEAAVKKYLKCYKRGRVKNELTFEFVRRGETHIITSTPEKMGVMFGMLRMAGRRTDDTFLMVGGGWRQKPFYIRHFGDSNTVTRPMLQDAILKLLKRTGIKNCKSEGGEDSDDDNDEQVTDNAHKLKEKYFGLVDDLEKSKNVSWPDLIHSFLEKKINQNYNTPEDITGCVVYLLLLYAEHTHLVKPVTLPDDRYLPRAARWNIKEISVEFLKDMEASQYTFSKEFKDEYTIAYPPPQPNSGEEESSSSSEEGHDDLDDTVPSATTLLGNRG